The sequence ATGCCCTTGATAAGCCAGTGAACTATCGACAAAACGATCGCATAACACGATGTAGCCCTCACATAGTGCTGGCATGACTTTCTCAGCGAGGTGCTGTCTTCTTGCAGCGGCATAGAGAAGCGCTTCCGTCTTCGCATCCATTTCCTGATGGTTATTATCAAGAATGATTTCACGAATTTTCTCCGCAATTCGAATACCACCCGGTTCACGTGTGAGAATAACATTCCGCCCCTCATCCTTCAAGCGATTATACAACTCTGCGATAACCGTCGTCTTACCTGCCCCTTCAGGCCCTTCGAATGTTATGAAAATACCTTTCTGTACCATGTTATTCCTCCGTCCCTTCTTTTACGACAACTATCTGTCCTTCATTTATTCGAATGGATCCTTGAAATTTCGCACCCATCTGAAGCAACTTCTTAAGCGATTGGATATGCTTATCCTTTATCTTTTCCCCGCCAATTAACAGCGGGATACCAGGCGGATAAGGTATTATAGAAGCAGCCACCACGCGGCCTACAGCTTTCTCATATGAAATCCACTCCGTTGTCATGCATGCAAGCTGCCCAACTGTATACGCGAGACAAGAGACTTCTTCAACGAATAGGGGTGCTTCAACTAAATTCGGCATTCTACCCGGATCATCTAATCGAGCAACTGCCGACTCAATCTTCCCTCCTATTTCCTCAAATCGATAGTCCGACCCTATTTTCAAGAGCGGCAAAACGAAAAGAACTTGATAGGGATCCGCAAGTTCCGCATAAACACCTTCTACTTCCAATTCTTTTTGTAATTCAAACCCCGAATAGCCTTCCACCCGTATGAGCAGCTTTAACGGATCATCCACCTCAATTGTTTGAAGCCTTGGAATCATTGCTAGCCGTTCAATAAAAGCCAATCGGCGCTCCATAAATAACATTTTATCTTCTTTATTGTAAGACTCCGCAAAAGCTCGTGCATCATCAAGTGTAGCCATTAATATATACGACGGACTACTCGATTGTAGCATGTGTAAATAATGCGCAACTCTTTCATAGGAAACAAGCTTTGACCTTACATGCAGAAATGAAGCCATTGTCATAGCCGGCAATGTTTTATGCGCCGAATGCACAACAACATCTGCCCCCATATCCAATGCCGAGCGAGGAAACGGCTCACCTACAACGAAATGCGCACCATGGGCCTCATCAACCAAAACCGGGACTTCATATGTATGACAAAGCCTAATCATCTCTTCTAGATCCGTCCCCGTCGTTCCGTAATAAGTTGGATACGTCAGGACAACTGCCTTTGCATTGGGATACGCTTCCAATGCCTCCCTAATTTGCACAGCAGTCATCGTCCCAGCTATCTTTACGGTCTTGTCCCACCCCGGCGAAACAAGCACTGGCTTTGCACCTGTCAGTTCAATTCCATGGAACACTGATTTATGTGCATTGCGCTGAACAATAACTG comes from Sporosarcina sp. FSL K6-3457 and encodes:
- the tmk gene encoding dTMP kinase, which translates into the protein MVQKGIFITFEGPEGAGKTTVIAELYNRLKDEGRNVILTREPGGIRIAEKIREIILDNNHQEMDAKTEALLYAAARRQHLAEKVMPALCEGYIVLCDRFVDSSLAYQGHGRGLGIDEVLSINEFAIGDMMPDLTIFFDIDPEIGLARIAKNDEREQNRLDKEGINFHHKVYEGYQKIIRRYPNRMVKTDASLSQVEVTENVWKIICTQLM
- a CDS encoding aminotransferase class I/II-fold pyridoxal phosphate-dependent enzyme; translation: MENPKRPLVEALIKFNEADPVSFHVPGHKGGILSGLPAELRSMLRYDFTELTGLDDLHEPDGVIEEAQQKLSSLYRSDQSFFLVNGSTVGNLAMIYATCGVGDTVIVQRNAHKSVFHGIELTGAKPVLVSPGWDKTVKIAGTMTAVQIREALEAYPNAKAVVLTYPTYYGTTGTDLEEMIRLCHTYEVPVLVDEAHGAHFVVGEPFPRSALDMGADVVVHSAHKTLPAMTMASFLHVRSKLVSYERVAHYLHMLQSSSPSYILMATLDDARAFAESYNKEDKMLFMERRLAFIERLAMIPRLQTIEVDDPLKLLIRVEGYSGFELQKELEVEGVYAELADPYQVLFVLPLLKIGSDYRFEEIGGKIESAVARLDDPGRMPNLVEAPLFVEEVSCLAYTVGQLACMTTEWISYEKAVGRVVAASIIPYPPGIPLLIGGEKIKDKHIQSLKKLLQMGAKFQGSIRINEGQIVVVKEGTEE